A single window of Brevundimonas naejangsanensis DNA harbors:
- a CDS encoding MFS transporter — protein MTSAPRLALQYILLFGASGVTLPFAGLWFRSQGLSGAQIGVLLAIPMLARALTGPLIAVWADGFRRRRTPIALLGLAMAVGYGGAGLVQGIIPWALFWLVGATAAAALIPLSDVLTLKVAGREGFAFSLPRGCGSAAFVVANVAMGWLLTRMSADVVIVWAVAASLLIAVAAWRILPDEPVGQDGPLSGFERFRGLGRLAADPVFMTAIFAVGAVQAAHAFYYGFSAILWRAQGVAESMTGLLWAFSVLVEIGFMWVVEPWRRRRGIGPWFMLALGAGAAVLRWSVMAFAPPLWLLWPLQTLHALTFAATYLAGVQIVERLCPPDSHTAAQTLSSALSAGVLIGLATLASGPLYDAFGSRAYLSMAGLALVGGVTGVLLARRLGGSGRA, from the coding sequence ATGACGTCCGCCCCGCGCCTGGCCTTGCAATACATCCTCCTGTTCGGCGCCAGCGGCGTGACGCTGCCGTTCGCCGGACTGTGGTTTCGCAGCCAGGGACTGAGCGGAGCGCAGATCGGCGTCCTGTTGGCCATTCCCATGCTGGCTCGCGCGCTGACGGGGCCGTTGATCGCCGTCTGGGCCGACGGTTTCAGGCGCCGGCGCACCCCGATCGCCCTGCTGGGGCTGGCGATGGCGGTCGGTTACGGCGGGGCGGGGCTGGTGCAGGGGATCATCCCGTGGGCGCTCTTCTGGCTGGTCGGGGCGACCGCTGCGGCCGCGTTGATCCCGCTCAGCGACGTGCTCACCCTTAAGGTCGCGGGACGAGAGGGCTTTGCATTCTCCCTGCCGCGCGGGTGCGGCTCGGCGGCCTTTGTCGTGGCCAATGTCGCTATGGGCTGGCTGCTGACGCGGATGTCGGCGGATGTGGTGATCGTCTGGGCGGTGGCGGCGTCGTTGCTGATCGCCGTGGCGGCGTGGCGCATCCTGCCCGATGAACCGGTGGGCCAAGACGGGCCGCTGTCGGGGTTCGAGCGGTTTCGCGGATTGGGGCGTCTGGCGGCGGACCCGGTGTTCATGACCGCCATCTTCGCCGTGGGGGCGGTGCAGGCGGCGCACGCCTTCTACTACGGCTTCTCCGCTATCCTGTGGCGGGCGCAGGGCGTGGCCGAAAGCATGACGGGCCTGCTGTGGGCCTTTTCCGTCCTGGTCGAGATCGGCTTCATGTGGGTGGTCGAGCCGTGGCGCCGCAGGCGGGGTATCGGGCCCTGGTTCATGCTGGCGCTGGGCGCGGGGGCGGCGGTGCTGCGCTGGTCTGTCATGGCCTTTGCGCCCCCGCTGTGGCTGCTGTGGCCGTTGCAGACGCTGCACGCCCTGACGTTTGCGGCCACCTATCTGGCGGGCGTGCAGATCGTCGAGCGCCTGTGTCCGCCCGATAGCCATACGGCGGCGCAGACTCTGAGCTCGGCCCTGTCGGCGGGGGTGCTGATCGGTCTGGCGACCCTGGCCAGCGGGCCGCTGTACGACGCCTTTGGTTCGCGCGCCTATCTCAGCATGGCCGGACTGGCGCTGGTCGGCGGAGTGACGGGAGTGCTGTTGGCGCGACGGTTGGGCGGCTCAGGCCGCGCTTGA
- a CDS encoding DUF423 domain-containing protein, translating to MSPDRNLLVFAGFNGAMAVALGAFAAHGAAPAVKTLLTTGGQYQMVHAVLAVALALWRGGGRLARLAGWLASAGGLIFCLALAMIGLLSLPVMGAVAPIGGVMMIAGWCLVVAAALKSAPNNA from the coding sequence ATGAGTCCCGACCGCAACCTCCTCGTCTTCGCCGGGTTCAACGGCGCCATGGCTGTGGCGCTGGGCGCCTTCGCAGCCCATGGCGCGGCGCCCGCCGTCAAAACCCTGCTGACCACGGGGGGCCAGTATCAGATGGTCCATGCGGTCCTGGCGGTGGCGCTGGCGTTGTGGAGGGGCGGCGGGCGGCTGGCGCGTCTCGCTGGATGGCTGGCGAGCGCCGGGGGGCTGATCTTCTGTCTCGCCCTGGCCATGATCGGACTGCTCAGCCTGCCCGTCATGGGGGCCGTCGCCCCGATCGGCGGCGTCATGATGATCGCGGGCTGGTGCCTGGTGGTCGCCGCCGCCCTCAAGTCCGCACCCAACAACGCCTAG
- a CDS encoding DUF6173 family protein: MTEHTPDKPAAAETPKADPAMFSDCGDTPCPQPVLTDPQNEAAALAEGVRMRDNPAEWAFVRLSKLIEEFEANLDKDEEIGARVVGLPGDGTMQIVDVGFWGPDLIMFFGRNADGKPVRLIQHYSQINVVLSAVKKPEEREARRIGFQLNEMVQKTTPKPAG, translated from the coding sequence ATGACTGAACACACGCCTGACAAACCCGCCGCCGCCGAGACCCCCAAGGCCGATCCCGCCATGTTCTCGGACTGCGGCGACACGCCCTGTCCGCAGCCCGTGCTGACGGATCCTCAGAACGAGGCGGCCGCCCTGGCTGAGGGCGTGCGGATGCGGGATAATCCGGCGGAATGGGCCTTTGTCCGCCTGTCCAAGCTGATCGAGGAATTCGAGGCCAATCTCGACAAGGACGAGGAGATCGGCGCGCGCGTGGTCGGCCTGCCGGGCGACGGGACGATGCAGATCGTGGACGTCGGCTTCTGGGGGCCGGACCTGATTATGTTTTTCGGCCGCAACGCCGACGGCAAGCCAGTGCGTCTGATCCAGCACTATAGCCAGATCAACGTTGTGCTCAGCGCGGTGAAGAAGCCAGAGGAGCGCGAGGCGCGCCGCATCGGCTTCCAGCTCAACGAGATGGTGCAGAAGACCACCCCGAAACCGGCGGGCTGA
- a CDS encoding endonuclease/exonuclease/phosphatase family protein translates to MPRLLTYNVHRCVGVDRKLDVKRIADVIAEYEPDVVCLQELDVGRARTGHVDQASAIAQHLAMSVQFHPAMKVEAELYGDAILTHRPERLVRAAALPTLRGIKGLEPRGALWSAVDFDGVIVNILNTHLGLVPREQRLQTAALIGRDWLGDPMCQGPTILTGDFNATSITRPYQALARRLDDAQRRLGLRPSIKTFPSSFPAIRIDHCFVSREIRVTGASTPNSPLARAASDHLPLVIDFEIESQPGA, encoded by the coding sequence ATGCCGAGACTTCTGACCTACAACGTCCATCGCTGCGTCGGCGTCGACCGAAAGCTGGACGTGAAACGCATCGCCGATGTCATCGCCGAGTATGAGCCTGACGTCGTCTGCCTGCAGGAACTGGATGTCGGCCGCGCCCGCACAGGCCATGTCGATCAGGCCAGCGCCATCGCTCAACACCTGGCTATGAGCGTGCAATTCCATCCCGCCATGAAGGTCGAGGCCGAGCTTTATGGCGACGCCATCCTGACTCATAGGCCAGAGCGGCTGGTGCGCGCCGCCGCTCTGCCCACCCTACGCGGCATCAAGGGGCTGGAGCCGCGCGGCGCCCTGTGGTCTGCCGTCGATTTCGACGGGGTGATCGTCAACATCCTGAACACCCACCTGGGGCTCGTTCCCCGCGAGCAGAGGCTTCAAACCGCCGCCCTTATCGGCCGCGACTGGTTGGGCGATCCGATGTGTCAGGGGCCGACCATCCTGACCGGCGACTTCAACGCCACCTCCATCACCCGCCCCTACCAAGCCTTGGCGCGCCGGCTGGACGACGCTCAGCGACGCCTGGGGCTGAGGCCTTCGATCAAAACCTTCCCGTCCAGCTTTCCGGCCATTCGCATCGACCACTGCTTCGTCAGCCGAGAGATCCGCGTGACGGGCGCCAGCACCCCGAACTCGCCTCTGGCCCGAGCGGCGTCAGACCATCTGCCTCTGGTCATCGACTTCGAGATCGAGTCTCAGCCTGGCGCCTGA
- a CDS encoding TPM domain-containing protein produces MTPSVLARRAGVARGLLAAVMLVLVLWLSALPGASLAAEIKFPTLTGRVVDDAQLLTPQQEQALTGKLATLEQQTGDQLVVVTLPSLQDQEIEDFGYQLGRHWGIGQKENDGGALLIVAPNERKVRIEVGYGLEGVLTDAYSSLIIRNDILPAFRQGDYAAGIIAGADSIIAQLTADPAEAQARAEEAKSAATATAKPVIPAVVILMVFAFIFFSMIGAAAGGRKRRGGRGDGLTPILIWAASEALKDRDRGGGGGWGGGGGFGGGGFGGGGGGFGGGGASGGW; encoded by the coding sequence ATGACTCCTTCCGTCCTCGCCCGCAGGGCCGGCGTCGCGCGCGGCTTGCTCGCTGCGGTGATGCTGGTCCTCGTCCTGTGGCTGTCGGCCCTGCCCGGCGCCAGTCTGGCCGCCGAAATCAAGTTCCCGACGCTTACCGGGCGGGTGGTCGACGATGCCCAGTTGCTGACGCCGCAACAGGAACAGGCGCTGACGGGCAAGCTGGCGACGCTGGAACAGCAGACCGGCGACCAGTTGGTCGTCGTCACCCTGCCCTCGCTTCAGGATCAGGAGATCGAGGATTTCGGCTATCAGCTCGGCCGTCACTGGGGCATCGGCCAGAAAGAGAACGACGGCGGCGCCCTGCTGATCGTCGCGCCGAACGAGCGTAAGGTGCGAATCGAGGTCGGCTATGGCCTGGAGGGCGTGCTGACCGACGCCTATTCCTCGCTCATCATCCGCAACGACATCCTGCCCGCCTTCCGCCAGGGCGACTATGCTGCGGGCATCATCGCTGGCGCCGATTCCATCATCGCCCAGCTGACCGCCGACCCGGCCGAGGCGCAAGCGCGAGCGGAAGAGGCCAAGAGCGCGGCGACGGCGACCGCCAAGCCCGTGATTCCCGCCGTCGTCATCTTGATGGTGTTCGCCTTCATCTTTTTCAGCATGATCGGCGCGGCGGCGGGCGGCCGTAAACGGCGCGGCGGGCGCGGAGACGGCCTGACGCCCATCCTCATCTGGGCCGCCAGCGAGGCGCTGAAAGACCGCGATCGCGGAGGAGGCGGAGGCTGGGGCGGCGGAGGCGGGTTTGGCGGCGGTGGTTTCGGTGGAGGCGGCGGCGGCTTCGGCGGCGGCGGCGCTTCGGGGGGATGGTGA
- the rodA gene encoding rod shape-determining protein RodA produces MTASALTRPGERDRLSTKFAELDWRIIGLLCILAGIGTAMLYSIAGGHWQPWAAKHLIRFGVLLAGMLALAMVHPKWWFHAAYPVYGVLLFMVMLVEFTPLGYVAGGAKNWLHLGFIRIQPAEFVKIGLVLALARWYHGHSAQDARWSWKLLFPAGIIGVPFILVAKQPDLGSAMIIGLTGAVMMFMAGLSWRVIGAGVAAAVAVIPPFVMFGMHDYQRNRVLTFLNPEADPSGTGYNIIQSKIALGSGGLMGKGYGLGSQSQLEFLPERHTDFIFSTVSEEFGFIGSFTVLACYVALILISLRIAALSHSHFGRLSAAGMTAFVALFMLINGAMVMGLAPVVGVPMPMLSYGGSSMMTVMVGFGLILSTRVHRYVELPKGQGLF; encoded by the coding sequence ATGACCGCTTCCGCCCTGACCCGCCCCGGCGAACGCGACCGCTTGTCCACCAAGTTCGCAGAGCTGGACTGGCGCATCATCGGCCTGCTGTGCATCCTGGCCGGGATCGGCACGGCCATGCTTTATTCCATTGCGGGGGGTCACTGGCAGCCGTGGGCGGCCAAGCATCTGATCCGCTTCGGGGTCTTGCTGGCCGGCATGCTCGCATTGGCCATGGTCCACCCGAAGTGGTGGTTCCACGCGGCCTATCCCGTCTATGGCGTCCTGCTGTTCATGGTGATGCTGGTTGAGTTCACCCCGCTGGGGTACGTGGCGGGCGGCGCCAAGAACTGGCTGCACCTGGGCTTCATCCGCATTCAGCCTGCCGAGTTCGTCAAGATCGGCCTCGTGCTGGCCCTGGCGCGCTGGTACCACGGACATTCGGCTCAGGACGCGCGCTGGTCGTGGAAGCTGTTGTTTCCGGCCGGGATTATCGGTGTTCCCTTCATTTTGGTGGCCAAGCAGCCGGACCTCGGCTCGGCCATGATCATCGGCCTGACCGGGGCGGTGATGATGTTCATGGCGGGGTTGAGCTGGCGCGTGATCGGCGCAGGCGTCGCCGCCGCCGTGGCCGTGATCCCGCCCTTCGTCATGTTCGGCATGCACGACTATCAGCGCAACCGGGTCCTGACCTTCCTGAACCCGGAAGCCGACCCCTCGGGCACGGGCTACAACATCATCCAGTCCAAGATCGCCCTGGGTTCGGGCGGATTGATGGGCAAGGGCTATGGCCTGGGCAGTCAGAGCCAGCTGGAATTCCTGCCGGAACGCCACACGGACTTCATCTTCTCGACGGTGTCGGAAGAGTTCGGCTTCATCGGCTCGTTCACCGTGCTGGCCTGCTATGTGGCGCTGATCCTGATTTCGTTGCGGATCGCGGCGCTGTCGCACAGCCATTTCGGTCGTCTGAGCGCGGCGGGCATGACGGCCTTCGTGGCCCTGTTCATGCTCATCAACGGGGCGATGGTGATGGGGCTGGCGCCGGTCGTCGGCGTGCCTATGCCGATGCTGTCCTATGGGGGATCGTCGATGATGACGGTGATGGTCGGCTTCGGCCTGATCCTGTCGACGCGCGTGCACCGCTATGTCGAACTGCCGAAGGGGCAGGGGCTGTTCTGA
- a CDS encoding TPM domain-containing protein, whose protein sequence is MQFTTDDHARVTQAIAEAEARTSGEIFCVVARQVSSYRDISLGWAAAAALLLPLGLIPLGFNGDWLSFGRGWEIAHAPAASVEIGRALAAYGLVQAGVFLAVFLLSLIPAVRRLLTPAALRRSRVRRAAMQQFLAHGLHVTEARTGVLIFAALADHQVEVVADEGIHSCVSPEVWADAVAALTGALRRNRPVEGFEQAINLCGGVLAERFPPKPADQNEIPDRLVVI, encoded by the coding sequence ATGCAGTTCACGACAGACGACCACGCGCGGGTGACCCAGGCCATCGCCGAGGCCGAAGCGCGCACCTCTGGCGAGATCTTCTGCGTCGTGGCGCGACAGGTGTCGTCCTATCGAGACATCAGCCTGGGCTGGGCGGCGGCGGCGGCCCTGCTGCTGCCGCTGGGGCTGATCCCGCTCGGTTTCAATGGCGACTGGCTGTCATTCGGCAGGGGCTGGGAAATCGCCCATGCGCCTGCCGCCTCGGTAGAGATCGGCCGCGCGCTGGCGGCGTATGGACTGGTTCAAGCCGGAGTGTTCCTGGCCGTTTTCCTCCTGTCGCTGATCCCCGCCGTGCGGCGCCTGCTGACGCCAGCCGCCCTGCGCCGCTCGCGCGTTCGCCGCGCCGCCATGCAGCAGTTCCTGGCCCACGGCCTGCACGTAACCGAGGCGCGCACCGGCGTCCTGATCTTCGCCGCCCTGGCTGATCATCAGGTCGAGGTGGTGGCGGACGAAGGCATCCATTCCTGCGTCAGTCCTGAGGTCTGGGCCGACGCCGTCGCCGCCCTGACCGGCGCCCTGCGCCGCAACCGCCCGGTCGAAGGCTTCGAACAGGCCATCAACCTGTGCGGCGGGGTGCTGGCGGAACGCTTTCCGCCCAAGCCCGCTGATCAGAACGAGATCCCCGACCGACTGGTTGTCATCTAG
- the mrdA gene encoding penicillin-binding protein 2, with product MSSEPHIFFSDVNERQGSFLRRTMLMGGATALGGLALVGRLAHLQLFKSEEFATLATRNQFNFRQVPPPRGLIKDRNGVVIAGNRPSFRVLVVRDETKDLDQTLDLLGQLLPDTLERRRTIIREVNAAPRFSPVPVKSDLTWEEFSKVNLHAAELPGVMADMNEARYYPHGGAYAHVVGYVAKVSDRDVQALRDKGEQPPAILFNPGFRIGRQGLERSLDLDLRGVEGGKRVEVNARGRVVAEDIAGSRPAVQGSEVVLTLDNDVQQRALEVFGEEAGSMVVMDVRNGDILAMVSSPSFDPNLFVSGVPSKIYRALADYERRPLLDKALSGTFAPGSTFKPVVGLAAMKRGLDPSRRIFCGGSFYLGRRFACLGRHGALDLRGAIKASCNVYFMTLATEMGPDAIAETARDLGFGQTFDIGIGGQKAGLVPDREWRRRNPVRGDTKWYPGENPSYGIGQGALTVNALQLAVYTARVANGRKAVTPRLIKSIGGVEQGGSAFADLPYTPEMLQVLRDGMEAVTAAGGTGFRNSQLGLGTVKMAGKTGTAQARNYGSGSRKGAGRPWDQKDHNLFVAYAPTDNPRYAVSVIVQHGGLGGGTAGAPRAREAMKVALLKDPEIRARIESAGFEAQEDAGVREAEARGEPIDNGDADPGAAVAPPPLTEPGQ from the coding sequence ATGAGCAGCGAACCGCATATCTTCTTTTCCGATGTGAACGAGCGGCAGGGCTCCTTCCTGCGGCGCACCATGCTGATGGGCGGGGCGACGGCGCTGGGCGGGCTGGCCCTGGTCGGGCGGCTGGCGCACCTGCAACTGTTCAAGTCCGAAGAGTTCGCCACCCTGGCGACGCGCAACCAGTTCAACTTCCGTCAGGTCCCGCCCCCGCGCGGTCTGATCAAGGATCGCAACGGCGTCGTCATCGCCGGCAACCGGCCCAGCTTCCGCGTGCTGGTCGTGCGCGACGAGACCAAGGACCTGGACCAGACGCTGGACCTACTGGGCCAACTGCTGCCGGACACGCTGGAGCGGCGCCGCACCATCATTCGCGAGGTCAACGCCGCGCCGCGCTTCTCGCCGGTTCCGGTCAAGAGCGACCTGACCTGGGAAGAGTTCTCCAAGGTCAATCTGCACGCGGCCGAGCTGCCCGGCGTCATGGCTGACATGAACGAGGCCCGCTACTATCCGCACGGCGGCGCCTACGCCCATGTGGTCGGCTATGTGGCCAAGGTGTCGGATCGCGACGTTCAGGCGCTGCGCGACAAGGGCGAACAACCGCCCGCCATCCTGTTCAATCCGGGGTTTAGGATCGGCCGCCAAGGCCTTGAACGCTCGCTGGATCTGGACTTGCGCGGCGTCGAGGGCGGCAAGCGCGTCGAGGTCAATGCGCGCGGCCGCGTCGTAGCCGAGGACATCGCCGGATCGCGTCCGGCGGTGCAGGGCTCAGAGGTCGTTCTGACGCTGGACAACGACGTCCAGCAGCGGGCGCTCGAAGTCTTCGGCGAAGAAGCCGGAAGCATGGTGGTCATGGATGTGCGCAACGGCGACATCCTGGCGATGGTGTCGTCGCCGTCGTTCGATCCGAACCTGTTCGTGTCGGGGGTGCCGTCCAAGATCTATCGCGCCCTGGCCGACTATGAGCGCCGTCCCCTGCTGGACAAGGCGCTGAGCGGGACCTTCGCGCCGGGCTCGACGTTCAAGCCGGTCGTGGGGCTGGCGGCGATGAAGCGCGGGCTGGACCCGTCGCGGCGCATCTTCTGCGGCGGCAGCTTCTATCTGGGGCGGCGGTTCGCCTGTCTGGGGCGACACGGCGCGCTGGATTTGCGCGGGGCCATCAAGGCGTCGTGCAACGTCTACTTCATGACCCTGGCGACCGAGATGGGGCCGGACGCCATCGCCGAGACGGCGCGGGATCTGGGCTTTGGGCAGACTTTCGACATCGGCATCGGCGGCCAGAAGGCCGGGCTGGTGCCGGACCGCGAGTGGCGCCGCAGGAATCCGGTGCGCGGCGATACGAAATGGTACCCGGGCGAGAACCCCAGCTATGGCATCGGCCAGGGCGCGCTGACGGTGAACGCTCTACAACTGGCGGTATATACGGCGCGGGTGGCCAATGGACGCAAGGCGGTGACGCCGCGCTTGATCAAGTCGATCGGCGGGGTGGAGCAGGGCGGCAGCGCCTTCGCCGATCTGCCCTACACGCCCGAGATGCTGCAGGTGTTGCGCGACGGCATGGAGGCGGTGACCGCCGCCGGGGGCACGGGCTTCCGCAACAGCCAGCTGGGGTTGGGCACGGTCAAGATGGCGGGCAAGACCGGCACGGCCCAGGCGCGCAACTATGGTTCCGGGTCGCGCAAGGGGGCGGGGCGTCCGTGGGACCAGAAGGACCACAACCTGTTCGTCGCCTATGCGCCGACCGACAACCCGCGCTACGCCGTCTCGGTTATCGTCCAGCATGGCGGTCTGGGCGGGGGCACGGCCGGGGCGCCGCGCGCGCGTGAAGCGATGAAGGTGGCCCTGCTCAAGGACCCCGAAATCCGCGCCCGCATCGAATCGGCCGGTTTTGAGGCTCAGGAGGACGCCGGCGTCCGCGAAGCGGAGGCCAGAGGCGAGCCCATCGACAACGGCGATGCCGACCCCGGCGCCGCCGTCGCCCCGCCGCCGTTGACGGAGCCCGGACAATGA
- a CDS encoding phospholipase D-like domain-containing protein, with amino-acid sequence MGPDRSYEASLIEPGPGVWRSAPAHRFAPLMENKAYFDALSSALHKAKRSILILGWQFDPRTRLDPEGPLTDRRAEIGHQLKALVRQKPDLDVRLLIWRSPLLIAASQGFYPHKAQRWFRRRIVEFRLDGPGILGACHHQKVVVIDNQIAFCGGGDISTDRWDTEEHFSGDPRRCEPTGVIPAPRHEVMCVLDGPAAQNLGDLARERWRRATGEVLEISPPRDGDAWPDGVEPTLHDVPVAISRTEPQVRGRSEVRENEALHLQAIRQARSLIYMENQYFTSPLLAAALAERLAEPDGPEVVLVSTGRSPSWFDGLTMDTARAEVLYRLEQADRHDRFTAFYPVTDEGERIIVHAKMTIIDDKLLRIGSSNLNNRSMGLDTECDVAVEAQTDQQRDVIRRFRRRSLGHFIGVSGEAFAEAETLLGSVGKAIQTFGQERMKPLGAAEPTRVERMFAEWQFGDPMAATDAWRPWKRLNRSHRTRPQSEGGQAPG; translated from the coding sequence ATGGGGCCAGATCGTTCTTATGAAGCCAGTCTGATCGAGCCAGGTCCGGGCGTGTGGCGGTCTGCGCCTGCGCATCGTTTCGCGCCGCTGATGGAGAACAAGGCCTATTTCGACGCCTTGTCCTCGGCGCTGCACAAGGCGAAACGGTCGATCCTGATTCTGGGCTGGCAGTTCGATCCCCGCACGCGGCTCGATCCGGAGGGGCCGCTGACCGACCGCCGGGCCGAGATCGGTCATCAGTTAAAGGCCCTGGTGCGGCAAAAACCGGACCTGGACGTACGCCTGCTGATCTGGCGCTCGCCCCTGCTGATCGCCGCGTCGCAGGGCTTCTATCCGCACAAGGCCCAGAGGTGGTTCCGCCGCCGGATCGTGGAGTTCCGGCTCGACGGTCCTGGCATCCTGGGCGCCTGCCATCATCAGAAGGTGGTGGTGATCGACAATCAGATCGCCTTCTGCGGGGGCGGCGACATCTCGACCGATCGCTGGGACACCGAGGAGCATTTCTCGGGCGATCCGCGCCGGTGCGAGCCGACCGGCGTCATTCCGGCCCCGAGGCATGAGGTGATGTGCGTGCTGGACGGACCGGCGGCGCAGAACCTGGGCGACCTGGCGCGCGAACGCTGGCGGCGGGCGACGGGCGAGGTGCTGGAAATCTCCCCGCCGCGCGACGGCGACGCCTGGCCCGATGGCGTCGAGCCGACGCTGCATGATGTTCCGGTCGCCATATCCCGCACGGAACCGCAGGTCCGGGGCCGATCTGAGGTGCGCGAGAACGAGGCCCTGCACCTGCAGGCCATCCGGCAAGCGCGGTCGCTGATCTATATGGAGAACCAGTATTTCACCTCGCCCCTGCTGGCGGCGGCGCTGGCCGAGCGTCTGGCCGAGCCGGACGGCCCTGAGGTGGTGCTGGTCTCCACCGGGCGCAGCCCCAGCTGGTTCGACGGCCTGACGATGGATACGGCGCGGGCCGAGGTGCTGTATCGCCTGGAGCAGGCGGACCGTCACGACCGCTTCACCGCCTTTTACCCCGTGACCGACGAGGGCGAGCGGATCATCGTCCACGCCAAGATGACCATCATAGACGACAAACTGCTGCGGATCGGCTCCAGCAACCTGAACAACCGCTCGATGGGGCTGGATACGGAATGCGATGTAGCCGTCGAGGCGCAGACGGATCAGCAGCGCGATGTGATCCGGCGCTTTCGCCGCCGCTCGCTGGGCCATTTCATCGGCGTCTCGGGCGAGGCCTTCGCCGAGGCGGAAACCCTGCTGGGCTCGGTCGGCAAGGCGATCCAGACCTTTGGCCAGGAGCGGATGAAGCCGCTGGGCGCCGCTGAGCCGACGCGCGTAGAGCGGATGTTCGCCGAGTGGCAGTTCGGCGACCCGATGGCGGCGACCGACGCCTGGCGGCCGTGGAAGCGGTTGAACCGCTCGCATCGCACTCGCCCGCAGTCCGAGGGCGGTCAGGCGCCAGGCTGA
- the pip gene encoding prolyl aminopeptidase, whose amino-acid sequence MFSVNDTSRRDLYPEIEAYASGWMPTDSVHEIYYEESGNPHGVPVIVLHGGPGGAVNPGMRRYFDPAKYRIVMFDQRGCGLSRPNASLENNTTWDLVADIERLREKLGIDKWVVFGGSWGSTLSMTYAIKHPDRCLALVLRGIFLLTKKELHWFYQDGASMIFPDAWERFLAPIPEAERGDLMAAYYKRLTGDDIEERNRCAVAWATWEGETVSIQGPSGKPDKFADPEFAVAFARIENWYFTNGGFMDSENWILENIGTIRHIPCWIAQGRFDVVTPISSAWSLHRAWPEAKLDIIGDAGHASSEPGIIDSLIRATDWAAAL is encoded by the coding sequence ATGTTTTCCGTGAACGACACGTCCCGCCGTGACCTCTACCCCGAGATCGAAGCCTACGCCTCGGGCTGGATGCCGACCGACAGCGTCCACGAGATCTACTACGAGGAAAGCGGCAATCCGCACGGCGTGCCGGTCATTGTCCTGCACGGCGGCCCCGGCGGGGCGGTCAATCCGGGGATGCGTCGCTATTTCGACCCGGCCAAATACCGCATCGTCATGTTCGACCAGCGCGGCTGCGGCCTGTCGCGACCCAACGCCTCGCTGGAAAACAACACCACCTGGGACCTGGTCGCCGATATCGAGCGCCTGCGCGAGAAGCTGGGCATCGACAAATGGGTCGTGTTCGGCGGGTCGTGGGGTTCGACCCTGTCGATGACCTACGCCATCAAACACCCGGATCGCTGTCTGGCGCTGGTGCTGCGCGGCATTTTCCTGCTGACCAAGAAGGAACTGCACTGGTTCTATCAGGACGGCGCCTCGATGATCTTCCCGGACGCCTGGGAACGCTTCCTGGCCCCGATCCCCGAGGCTGAGCGCGGCGACCTGATGGCTGCCTATTACAAGCGTCTGACCGGCGACGACATTGAGGAGCGGAACCGCTGCGCCGTCGCGTGGGCCACCTGGGAAGGCGAAACCGTCAGCATCCAAGGGCCGTCCGGCAAGCCAGACAAGTTCGCCGATCCCGAGTTCGCCGTCGCCTTCGCCCGGATCGAGAACTGGTACTTCACCAATGGCGGCTTCATGGACAGCGAGAACTGGATCCTCGAAAACATCGGGACCATCCGCCATATCCCGTGCTGGATCGCACAGGGGCGCTTTGACGTGGTGACGCCGATCTCGAGCGCCTGGTCTCTCCACCGCGCCTGGCCCGAGGCCAAGCTGGACATCATCGGCGACGCCGGCCACGCCTCGTCCGAACCCGGCATCATCGACAGCCTGATCCGCGCCACCGACTGGGCGGCGGCCCTTTAA